The following is a genomic window from Planctomycetota bacterium.
GCGTGTCCGGATCGTCGGCCCGGAGCACCTCCTGCGTCAGGCCGCCCTGCTGAGACGCTGCGATCGGTTTCTGGGCAACGACACGGGCCTCATGCACATGGCCGCGGCGATGGGCGTGGCGACGGTCGGTCTCTTCGGCCCGACGAGTCGACGCATCGTCCTCCCGCGGCACGCCCCGTCGATTGGACTGGGCGACGCGCGAGACTGCCCGCACTTCAACGACCAGCAACTCGACATGCCCGCCTGCTGGGCGGCGGGTCACTGTCTGCACAGTGAGCCACGGAGCTGCATCGACCGCATTTCCGTCGATGACGCGCAATCGAGCCTGAGACGCGTCGGCGGGGACGTGCGACTCCCTGTTCAGGTCACCGGCAGCGGCAGCCAGAGCGTTGTCGGCCAACACCCGCCGGCATAGCGTGCCATCGCCGCACGCCGACCGAGGCGGCGGGGCTCTGCCCTTCCCTTCCACCGCCACCTTCCGCATGCGACTGACCGACATCCTGAAGCCGGAGAACGTCAAGCTTCCCGTCGAGGCAACCGACAAGGCCGGCGTGATCGACGAACTCGTCGACCACCTCCAAGCCAACGGCGATCTCGAGGACGTCGAGAAGGTCCGCACGAGCGTCCTGGAGCGCGAACGGACCCGCACCACCGGCATCGGTGACGGCCTTGCCATTCCTCACGGCAAGACCACGGGCGTCGCGTCGCTCGTTACCGCCTTCGGTCGCTGCAAGGAACCGGTCGACTTCGAAGCCATCGACGGCCGACCCGTTGAGCTCGTCTGGCTGCTGGCCAGCCCGACGGACAAGACCGTCCCGCACATCAACGCCCTGGCCCGGATCAGCAAGATCATCGCCAAGGCCGACGTTCGCAAAAAGCTTCTGGCTGCCGAGACGCCCCGCGCGATTTACGACATCGTCGCTGAGGAAGACGAGAAGCTTTAAGCCGTCCGCGTCGTACGCTTGTTCACATGTATTCCGACGTCGGTTTCGAGCCACGCAACGTCGGCGACGTCGACGTCGTCTATCACGAGGGAAAGTTCCACCTCTTCCACCTCGTTCTCCCGAACCACGATTACATCGCCCACGCCGTCAGCGATGATGGCCTCAACTGGCGCCGCGTCGAAAACGCGCTGTTCATCGGCAACCCGGGCTCTTGGGATGACGACGCGCTTTGGACCATGAACGTCAGCGGCGACCCGGACAAGCCGGGCTGCTGGCGCATGTTCTACACAGGGCTGAGTCGCCGTGAGCGCGGACGCGTGCAACGCATCGGGTTGGCCGTCAGCGATGACTTGATCCACTGGAAAAAGGTCAACGACGGCGTCTACCCGATCGACGTCGCCCGCGGCGGGGAGACGTTTTACGAGAGCTCGCTCCACGAAGGGCGCAAGTGGGTCAGCTTCCGTGACCCGCTCTTCTTCTGCGACGGCGGCAAGCGGTGGCTGCTCGTCAGTGGACGCGTGAAGCACGGCCCGGTGATTCGGCGTGGCTGCGTATCGCTCGTTGAGGAAGTCGAGCGCGACAAGTGGGAGTTCCGCCCGCCGCTCTACCACCCGCGGCGATACGACGATGTCGAAGTGCCGGGCCTCTTCAAGCTCGGCGGCAACTACTTCCTGCTCGGCAGCATTCGCGAAGACGTCAAGGTGCGCTACTGGTACAGCGAGACTCTGCAGGGCCCGTGGCGGAACTACTTCGACAACGTCCTCCTGCCGCAGGGCAACTACGCCGCCCGAACGTGCGTGTATCCGCTCGAAGCCCAGGAGGTTGACGACGACGGCCGGCTGCGGGGCGAATCGCCGAGCACGAACGACGTGTGCGACCTCGACGGCTGCGGCAGGCTGGTCTTCAACTTCTACTTCACCGGCTCTAGCCCCGCGGCCAGCAAGTGGGGTCAGGCCCGCAACCTCATGCCGCCGCCGAAGCGGCTCGTTACCCACGAGGACGGCCGGCTTCTGCTCAAGAGCTTCGACGGCTTCGACAGAGCCGTGCGCCGGCAGCTGCACGCGTCCGACCTCGGTCCTCTCCGTCCGATCTCCGGCAACCCGGACAGTCGCGTCGGCTCCAACGAGATCGACTGCTGGTTTGGCAGCGATGCGGGCTTTGAGACCTTTTTGCTCCAGGGCGCGCACCGCGACTTCCGTCTCCGGGGCAAGCTCAGCCTCGAAGGCCGTGGCAAGTGCGGCTTCGTCTTCCGCTTCGACGAGCCGACCACTAGCGGCTACTACCTCTCACTCGACCTCCAAAAGGGTCTTGCTCAGCTTCGGTCCTGGAAGAGCAACTACCACGAAACGCCCGGCATGACCGACGCCGGCCCCGGGACCGAACCCGGCGTCGGACACGCAGGCCCGGCCGTCAGCCTCGACGAAGGCCTCGGCGAGAACGCGTTCAACTTCCGCGCGATTCAGTCGGGCAACTTCCTCACCAACCGCACCGGTCCGTGGGACTTCGAGCTGCTGGCTTACGGCAAGTATCTTGAGTTCAGCGTCGACGGCTACGTTCGGCTGTCACTCGTCGACGACACCTTCCGTGACGGCCGGCTCGGCTTCTACGCCGAGACCGCGCAGATCCGCGTCGAGCACTTGGAACTCGACCACCTCTACCCGCCCCACGACGAAGCCGCGGCCCTCACGCCGTGACGCCTAGCGTGAAACCGCCGGGGCGTAGCTCAGCTTGGCAGAGCGCCTGCTTTGGGAGCAGGAGGTCGCACGTTCAAATCGTGTCGCCCCGATTCAATCTCTTTTCACGATGAACAACGATCAACGGCTCGATCTCGCCGTCCAGGCTGTCGTCCGGGCGGCTGAGGTGTGTGAGGCGGTGCGGAAGCAGCTCGTCGCCATTGACAAGCACGACAAGGGAGACCGCTCGCCCGTGACGGTGGCGGACTTTGCGAGCCAGGCGGTCATCGCCCAGGTGCTGGCCGAGGCAGGTCTGCCGATTGTGGCGGAGGAGTCGTTGGCGGAGCTGGACGAAGCGAGCGAAGACCTGCGCACCAAGGCGGCGGAGGCGTCGGGCATGTCGGCAGACGACCTTCGCAAGCACGTCGCGATGGGCGGCGGCGAGCCGACGGGGACCTACTGGGTGCTCGACCCGATCGACGGCACCAAAGGGTTCCTGCGTGGCGGGCAGTACGCGATTGCCCTCGCGCTCGTCGAAGATGGCCGGCCGACGATGGGACTGCTGGGGTGTCCGCGGTGGGACATCGGCAGGCTGTTCGCCGCGGCGGAAGGCGACGCGTGGACCGCGAGCCTCAGCCGGGCGGAGTCACACCAGCCGATCACAGCGGCAGGGACGAACGAGACGATCCGCCTGACCGAGAGTGTCGAGTCGGGCCACGCCGATCACGACCTGTCGACGCGACTGGCCGAGGCGATCGGCGTGACGGAGGAGCCGCTGCGGATGGACAGCCAGGCCAAGTACGCCGCCGTCGCGAGCGGCGAGGCAGACGTCTATCTGCGCGTGTCGCCAGGCAAGACGTATCGCGAGAAGGTGTGGGACCACGCGGCCGGCGTCGCTGTGGTCGAGGCGGCGGGTGGTCGGGTCACGGATGCCACCGGCAAGCCGCTCGACTTCACGGCGGGTCGCAAACTCGACAACAACACCGGCATCGTCGCCACGGGCGGGCCGCAGTCGCTGCACGATCGCGTGGTGGCGGCGTTGAAGTCGTCGATGTAACTGGCGCCGCTTTTTCGTCCATCTTTCCGTCATCCCGAGCGCAGCCGAGGGACCTCGCAGCATTTCTGCACACGCGTCCGGACGAGGTCCTTCGACTCGCTTCGCTCACTCAGGATGACGGTTGCGGTACCTCTAGGCTGAAGCATGAGCAACACATCACGCTGTGCACTCGTCACTGGTGCGAGTTCCGGAATCGGACGATCGACTGCGGTCGCCTTGGCGGAGGCCGGCTACGCGGTGGCGGTCGCCGCGCGGCGACGTGAGCCGTTGGATGAGCTTGTCGCCGAGATCGAATCGAGCGCCGGCAAGGCCGTCGCGATCACGGCCGATCTGACAAAGCCCGACGACATCCGACGGGTCTGGACCGACGCCACTGAGAAGCTCGGCGGGCCGATCGACTGCCTCATTGCCAACGCAGGCCGGGGCCTTCAAGGCGGCGTGACGACGAGCGACGACACACAGTGGCGGCAGATGGTCGAGCTGAACCTGACCGGCACGATGGACCTGATGCGGCTCGCGGCCGAGTCGATGCGCACCGGGACAGGCGTCCGGGACATCGTCGTCATCGGCAGCGTCGTCGGGGTGAACGTGTCGCCCTTCTCGGCGGTTTACGGGGCGACCAAGTTCGCCATCGGAGCCGCAGCCGAGAGTCTGCGGCGCGACATCGGCAAGGAGGGCATCCGCGTGACGGTCATCAAGCCTGGGATCGTCACGACGGAGTTCCAGGAGGTCGCCGGCTACGACGCGGAGACATTCGGCACGGCCGTCGCCAAGTTCGGCCGGCCGCTGTCGGCAGACGACGTCGCCCGAAGCATCCGGTTCGTCGTCGAGCAGCCCGAAGGCGTGCACATAAACGATCTCATGATTCGCCCGACGGGTCAGGACTATCCGTGATTGGATCCATCGCACGGTGCGGTAGGCTGACCGATACATGAGCACTACGCACCGCGTCATCGTCGACACGGACATCGGCGACGACATCGATGATGCCTTCTGCCTCGCGTTCCTGCTGAAAGCGACGGAGCACTTCAGTTCTGTCTTCATCAAGACCTGCTACGGCGACCCCAACCGTCGCCTCCGCCCGGCGCGGGCGATGATGCGAGCCGCCTACGACGCAGGGCTCGCCGGTGACCATCGCAACGTCGGTGTGAGCAGCGGCGTCGACGACTCACTGGAGATGCCGAAGGGCTACGGAAAGATCGGGACCCGCTATCTGTATGGCGACACGCTGCCTGCCGACTTCTACTACCCTTCGACCTTTGGCCTTTATCCAGGAGATCAGATCGATGCCGCTCTGTCGATCGGCCCACTGACCAATCTCGCGTTGTCGATCCGAGAGGATCAGACTGCGATGGCCAAGCTCCGCCACGTCGTCATGGCGGGCGAGTTCGTGAAACCCGGCTTCATCGAGCACAACGTCCGCTGCGACGTCCCCGCCGCGGCAAAGGCGTTCGCGAGTGGCATCGCGATCGAGGTGATCCCGTGGAGCATCGGGCCGATGACGAAGCTCGTCGATTCTGACATCGTCCGCATCATGAAAGCCGGCAGCACCGGCGACGCGATCTGCCGACTGCTGGTCGACTGGCTGATGGAGTTCTGGGGGACGGTGCCGGGCAAGACGAACATGTACGACCCGATGACGGCCGTCGCGCTGCTGCATCCGGAGTGGTTCGAGTGGAAAACTGGCCGAGTCAGCGTCGACACCTCTCGCAGTGACACGCGTGGGCTCACCACGATCGTCGCGGACTCCGAAGGTCCACATCGCATTGCTACCCGCGTCGACGTCGCAAACGCCAAGGGTCTGCTCCTCGACACGTTGTGCTGCAAGGTCGGCGGCTCGGCGTGAAACAGAGGCGGAGGCTCCTGCCGCTTGCGACTCTGTGCCGACCCGCCGATGATGGCAGGACGTGCTGGGCATTCCTCAATACCTCTGGCGGCTCGTCCCGGCCAACCCGATCATGCTCCGCGTCGTCGGCGTCGGGGGCAAACGCACCAAGGACCTCATCGCCCGCTGCGTCTACCTCGGCCTGCTCATCGGCATCGTGCTCATCACGCTCGTCGGTGCCGACGCGGCCGGCGGTGACCTGGATGAGCTGACGGCGATCAGCACCGAGCTGTTCATCGGGATGAGCTACCTGCAGCTCGCACTCGTCGCTCTGCTGGCTCCCATTTTCACGGCCGGGGCGATCACGCAGGAGAAAGATTCGCAGACGTACGACATCCTGCTCAGCACGCCGTTGACGAACGGCCAGATCGTGCTGGGCACGTTGCTCAGCCGGCTGTTTTTCGTCTTCGCCCTGCTCATCAGTGGCATTCCGGTCTTTGGCATCACGCAGATCTTCGGCGGCGTGGGGATCCGCGAAATCCTGCTCGTCACCGGCGTCGCGGCAGTGACGGCATTGCTGACGGGTGCATTCGCCGTGGCGATCGCAACGTTCAAGGTCGGGACGCGGCGGACGATCTTCAGCTTCTACTTCCTGATCGTCGTCTACCTCGTCGGCGGCTGGCTCATCGACGCCGGGGCCGATCCGACCCACCCGATCTTGGCGGACGGCTCGCGAGCCGAAACCGGCTGGTTGACCGCGATCCATCCCTTCCTGGCACTGCGGAGCATCCTCGACCCGGTCGACTATGCCCCGCCGGCCGTCTCGGAGCTGAGCGAAGGACTTCGCGGCTGGCCGTGGTCGTTCTACTTGTCGAAGCCAGCCGCGTTCTTCATGACGGCGGGGACGCTCGTCTCGCTGCTGCTGGTCGTCCCGAGCATCGTCCTCCTGCGACGCATGGCTCAGTCGACGCTCACGCCGGCCGGTTGGATCAACGAAAAGCTGTCGTTCCTGCCCGGCTTCACGCCGCGGGGCGATCGGCCGGCTCGCAGCGTCTGGAACAACCCGATCGCCTGGCGCGAGGCACGTACCAAAGCGTCGGCCGCCAGGTCGGGACTGCTCCGCTACGCGTTCATCCTCCTCGGCGTCGGCGGTGCGGGGGTCGCGGCGTGGCTCTATGCAAACGAGTCCGCCGAGCCGGACACGTACGTGACGGCTGGTTCGATCAATCCCGTCACACGGACGGTCTTCATCCGTGGCCTGGACGGCGGTACCTACGCACTGTCGCCGACCGTGTCGGTCCGCGTGAACGGCGAGGACGTGACGTTCCGAGATGCGGATCGCCGGCTTGCCGTACAGACCCCGTTGGCTCTGGAGGTCCGCAATGGCGCGCCGACGATCACACGACTCAACCTCAGCGACGTCGGACGGCGGCTCGCACCCGAGACTGCGCGAAACGTGCTGCTAGGCCTCGTGCTCTTGGAGGTCGCGACGATTTTGCTCATCGTCACCAACGCCTCGGCCAGCACGGTGACGCGCGAGCGCGAAGACGGCTCGCTCGACCTGCTGCTCAGCACGCCGATCACGAGTCGTTACTACATCTGGGGCAAGCTTCGCGGGCTCGTGAGCTTTGCCTTGCCCTTGATTGTGGTCCCGGTGGCGAGCATCGCGGCGTTTGTCCTTGCCGACCTGTTCGCCGGTGGCACGCGGCCTCTGGTGTTGCCCGAGTCCTTGCTGACGGTTCCGCTATTGCTGGTGGTAATGGTCGCGTTTGCGGCGATTGTCGGCATGAACCTGTCGCTGCGAACGGGATCGACGGTAAAGAGCGTGATGGCGTCGCTGGGCGTGGTGCTGGGCCTGTTCGCCCTGCTCGGCTGGTGCGGCACGGCCATCGCCGCCAGCGGTGAGGGCGTGACGTTGGCGTTCACGGCGTTCAGCCCGCTGTCGGTCATGATGATCCAGATCGACCCGGCCACCTTCGCCGATGACACCGTCCTGGACCCCCAAGACGGCGGCGTGAACCGCGCTGTCCTGACGCTCTTCACGCTCGTCGCCTGCGGTGCCTACGCCGGCGGCGTCTGGACGCTGTACAAGTCGATGGTGAAAAACTTCGACATGACTATCCGTCGCCAACAGCGCTAACCGCCCGAATGTGTGATGGGTGAAGTTTCCGTGCGTCTGTGGTGTAATGCCGCGATGGTCGCCAATACCAACCTGCTTCGGCCTGCGGAAGAGACGCCGACGGCGTTTTGGAAGAACGCCAACCTCTACTTCGATCGCGTGCACACGCGCATGCATCTGGACGACACGTGGCGTCAGGTGCTGTCATCGCCGAAGCGAATCACGACGGTGAGTTGCCCGGTCCACATGGACAGCGGGCAGATTCAGGTGTTCACCGGGTTCCGTGTCCAGCACTCCAACGTGCTCGGTCCGTACAAGGGCGGGCTGCGCATGGCGGCCAACGTCGCGCGGGACGAAGTCATGGCGCTGGCGATGCTGCAGACGTGGAAGAACGCGCTGGTCAACCTGCCGTATGGCGGGGCCAAGGGCGGCATCATCTGCAATCCCAAGAGCCTCAGCCATCGCGAGCGCGAACGCCTTGTCCGTCGCTTCACCTACGAAATCCACGATGTCATCGGCCCGGACAAGGACATCCCGGCACCTGACCTCGGCACGTCCGGCCAGGAGATGGCCTGGATCGTCGACACCTACTCCAGCATCGTCGGCCACCAAGAGCTTGGCGTCGTCACGGGTAAACCCGTCAGCATTGGCGGCTCGTGCGGGCGTGACGAAGCGACCGGTCGAGGCGCGATGAATGTGCTGCGTCGGTACATGCACGCGGCCGAAGACAAAGGACTCGACGGGCTGAAGATCGCGGTCCAGGGCTTCGGGCAAGTCGGATCCGCAGCGGCGAGGCTGCTTGCAGAACGCGGTTGCACCGTCGTCGCCATCAGCGACCAGTTCGGCGGATACCACAATCCGAAGGGCATCGACGTCGAGGCGGCCACGCGGCACTACGCCGAGACCGGCCAGCTCACCGATCTGCCCGACGTCGAGCCGATGACGAACGACGAACTCCTCACGTGCGACTGCGACGTGCTCATCCCGGCAGCAATCGAGAACACCGTCAACGGTCGCATCGCCGACGGGATCAAGGCACGGATCATCGTTGAAGGTGCCAACGGCCCTACGACGCCGAAAGCCGATCGGATTCTGCGTGACAAGGGCGTCGTCATTCTGCCCGACATCCTCGCCAACGCGGGCGGCGTGACGGTCAGTTACTTCGAGTGGGTCCAGGGCCTGGACGCCTATTTCTGGGACCTGAAGCGCGTGCAGGACGAGTTGCAGAAGGTCATGGAGACCGCATTCGATCGCGTGCACGGATTCGTGCTTCAGGAACGGTGCGACTACCGCACTGCGGCTTACACGCTGGCCGTCCGGCGCGTCGCCGAAGCCTGCGAGCTCAAGGGCCTGTTCCCGTAAGCCGCTGCCCGTTCAGTACGCGAAGCTGATTCCGCCGCCGCCCCATATCTGCGTATCGGCGGCGAGGTCATTGTCGATGCCGTCGGTGTAGTAGACCTGCCCGCCGAGCGTCCACTTGCCGTAGCGGCGGCTGATGTTGAGGAGCGTGTTGAGCTCGTAGGCCGCCAGCAGACCGAACTGGTAGTGCTGAAAGCCCGACCCACTTCCACCGAACAGGCCTTCGAGGTTGTCGACGTACGCGACGTGTCCCTCGTACCCGAGCGATAGCGACGACTCGCCGATCCGTTCATTTCGCCGCGCACCGAACTCGACGTACGTGCCCTCAAAGCTGTCATAGTCGTACGCAGCAAACACGTACGGCCCGAACAGCTTGCCCTCGCCGTCGCCCAGCGCAGCGTCGTTGACGTCCAACTCGACGAAGATCTCCGCGGAGTCGAGTTCGTTGCGATCCGGATAGGTGAAGCTCTGATGCGCGACGACGAACTCGAACAGGTCAGTCTCCCAGCTGAAACCGACTGTCGGGCGAATGACCTGGAAGTTGCTCACGTCATCGCCGCCGGCCGTGTTGGTGCGGACCCGGACGAACGGATCGGGCAGTCGACCCAGATCGAAAGCAAGCTCTGCGGTGATTCCGAGATTGGCGGCGTCCTCGTTGGTCACGGCTTCGACGATCTCAAGCCCGCGGAAGACGTAATCGGTCGAGTAGATCGCCGATGCCGCAAAACCCACGGCACCGTCGTTGAAGCCCGTCCCGGGCGTCTGCAGCGGCGGCGGTCCGTAGATCGTCTCAGGCACCTCCGCGAGTGGGCCCTCGGATTCCTGAGCAACGACCAGACTCGCTGAGACAGCGACGGCTGCGAAGAACGTCGACGGGCCGACACGCATCGCGGTCAGGCTAAGGGGCCGGCGATTCACCCGCAAACGACGCGAGCACCAGGGCCGCCAGTCGTGTCCGCTCGACGAGAGACGGCAGCACGACAAACTCCTCGTCCGTGTGCAACCCGCCCCCGCGAACGCCCATCGTGTCGACCGTCGGCAAACCCGCCGCCTGAAGCTTGTTGCCGTCGCAGACGCCGCCCGTATCGCGCCAATGGACTTCAAGATCGAGGTGCGCCCCACAGGTCCGGACCCGCTCGAACAGCCGCGTCGTCTCCGGCGTCATCGGCTTGGGCGGGCTGAAGAAGCTGCCATGCATCGTCGCTTCGATGCCGTCGCGTCGGCCGAGCACGAAAGCGAGGCGTCGCAGGTCATTCTCCATCGCTTCGCGACGCTCTTCGGTCGCGACGCGGACGTTGAATCGAACGATCGCCAGGTCCGCCACACGGTTGACCGGCCCGCCGCCGTCGATTCGGCCGACGTTGACCGTCACGCCGTCCGCCTTGTTGAAGTCGGCCAAGAGCGAAACGACCTCGCCAGCGACGTGCATCGCACTCCGGCCCTGATCGAACTCACGACCGACGTGGGCAGACCGGCCGCGGATGACCAGGTCGAAGCTCCCACTGCCGCCGCGTGCTCCGGCGAGTCGTCCATCTTCCAAAGCCGGTTCGAACACCAGGCCGATCTGGTGCTCGCTTGCGAGCTTGTGAAGCAACGACGTGCTCGACGGCGAGCCGAGCTCCTCGTCCGGATTGAACACGGCTGTCCAGCCAACGCGGCTCGCCATCGGATGCCGCTCGAATGCCCGGAGGGCTTCCGTCAGAACAACCAGCCCGCCTTTCAGGTCCGCCACGCCCGGCCCGACCCAACGGTCGGCAGAGACTTCACGCACGGTCTGAAACGACGAGTCAATGCCGAACACCGTGTCGAGGTGGCCGTTGAGCAAAACGCGGTGCGGCCGATCGGGTCGCTTGCGAACCACGAGCGCCTCAGC
Proteins encoded in this region:
- a CDS encoding nucleoside hydrolase: MSTTHRVIVDTDIGDDIDDAFCLAFLLKATEHFSSVFIKTCYGDPNRRLRPARAMMRAAYDAGLAGDHRNVGVSSGVDDSLEMPKGYGKIGTRYLYGDTLPADFYYPSTFGLYPGDQIDAALSIGPLTNLALSIREDQTAMAKLRHVVMAGEFVKPGFIEHNVRCDVPAAAKAFASGIAIEVIPWSIGPMTKLVDSDIVRIMKAGSTGDAICRLLVDWLMEFWGTVPGKTNMYDPMTAVALLHPEWFEWKTGRVSVDTSRSDTRGLTTIVADSEGPHRIATRVDVANAKGLLLDTLCCKVGGSA
- a CDS encoding glycosyl hydrolase — protein: MYSDVGFEPRNVGDVDVVYHEGKFHLFHLVLPNHDYIAHAVSDDGLNWRRVENALFIGNPGSWDDDALWTMNVSGDPDKPGCWRMFYTGLSRRERGRVQRIGLAVSDDLIHWKKVNDGVYPIDVARGGETFYESSLHEGRKWVSFRDPLFFCDGGKRWLLVSGRVKHGPVIRRGCVSLVEEVERDKWEFRPPLYHPRRYDDVEVPGLFKLGGNYFLLGSIREDVKVRYWYSETLQGPWRNYFDNVLLPQGNYAARTCVYPLEAQEVDDDGRLRGESPSTNDVCDLDGCGRLVFNFYFTGSSPAASKWGQARNLMPPPKRLVTHEDGRLLLKSFDGFDRAVRRQLHASDLGPLRPISGNPDSRVGSNEIDCWFGSDAGFETFLLQGAHRDFRLRGKLSLEGRGKCGFVFRFDEPTTSGYYLSLDLQKGLAQLRSWKSNYHETPGMTDAGPGTEPGVGHAGPAVSLDEGLGENAFNFRAIQSGNFLTNRTGPWDFELLAYGKYLEFSVDGYVRLSLVDDTFRDGRLGFYAETAQIRVEHLELDHLYPPHDEAAALTP
- a CDS encoding hydrolase — translated: MPPALDADTRDMLGGVADRESAMRDCLRRWSNHNSGSENLTGVCRQRELVAEAVANLADTVELVALPDRKVVKADGELESIPVAEALVVRKRPDRPHRVLLNGHLDTVFGIDSSFQTVREVSADRWVGPGVADLKGGLVVLTEALRAFERHPMASRVGWTAVFNPDEELGSPSSTSLLHKLASEHQIGLVFEPALEDGRLAGARGGSGSFDLVIRGRSAHVGREFDQGRSAMHVAGEVVSLLADFNKADGVTVNVGRIDGGGPVNRVADLAIVRFNVRVATEERREAMENDLRRLAFVLGRRDGIEATMHGSFFSPPKPMTPETTRLFERVRTCGAHLDLEVHWRDTGGVCDGNKLQAAGLPTVDTMGVRGGGLHTDEEFVVLPSLVERTRLAALVLASFAGESPAP
- a CDS encoding Glu/Leu/Phe/Val dehydrogenase, encoding MVANTNLLRPAEETPTAFWKNANLYFDRVHTRMHLDDTWRQVLSSPKRITTVSCPVHMDSGQIQVFTGFRVQHSNVLGPYKGGLRMAANVARDEVMALAMLQTWKNALVNLPYGGAKGGIICNPKSLSHRERERLVRRFTYEIHDVIGPDKDIPAPDLGTSGQEMAWIVDTYSSIVGHQELGVVTGKPVSIGGSCGRDEATGRGAMNVLRRYMHAAEDKGLDGLKIAVQGFGQVGSAAARLLAERGCTVVAISDQFGGYHNPKGIDVEAATRHYAETGQLTDLPDVEPMTNDELLTCDCDVLIPAAIENTVNGRIADGIKARIIVEGANGPTTPKADRILRDKGVVILPDILANAGGVTVSYFEWVQGLDAYFWDLKRVQDELQKVMETAFDRVHGFVLQERCDYRTAAYTLAVRRVAEACELKGLFP
- a CDS encoding PTS sugar transporter subunit IIA, producing MPSPHADRGGGALPFPSTATFRMRLTDILKPENVKLPVEATDKAGVIDELVDHLQANGDLEDVEKVRTSVLERERTRTTGIGDGLAIPHGKTTGVASLVTAFGRCKEPVDFEAIDGRPVELVWLLASPTDKTVPHINALARISKIIAKADVRKKLLAAETPRAIYDIVAEEDEKL
- a CDS encoding SDR family oxidoreductase; translation: MSNTSRCALVTGASSGIGRSTAVALAEAGYAVAVAARRREPLDELVAEIESSAGKAVAITADLTKPDDIRRVWTDATEKLGGPIDCLIANAGRGLQGGVTTSDDTQWRQMVELNLTGTMDLMRLAAESMRTGTGVRDIVVIGSVVGVNVSPFSAVYGATKFAIGAAAESLRRDIGKEGIRVTVIKPGIVTTEFQEVAGYDAETFGTAVAKFGRPLSADDVARSIRFVVEQPEGVHINDLMIRPTGQDYP
- a CDS encoding inositol monophosphatase family protein, translated to MNNDQRLDLAVQAVVRAAEVCEAVRKQLVAIDKHDKGDRSPVTVADFASQAVIAQVLAEAGLPIVAEESLAELDEASEDLRTKAAEASGMSADDLRKHVAMGGGEPTGTYWVLDPIDGTKGFLRGGQYAIALALVEDGRPTMGLLGCPRWDIGRLFAAAEGDAWTASLSRAESHQPITAAGTNETIRLTESVESGHADHDLSTRLAEAIGVTEEPLRMDSQAKYAAVASGEADVYLRVSPGKTYREKVWDHAAGVAVVEAAGGRVTDATGKPLDFTAGRKLDNNTGIVATGGPQSLHDRVVAALKSSM
- a CDS encoding ABC transporter permease subunit; this translates as MLGIPQYLWRLVPANPIMLRVVGVGGKRTKDLIARCVYLGLLIGIVLITLVGADAAGGDLDELTAISTELFIGMSYLQLALVALLAPIFTAGAITQEKDSQTYDILLSTPLTNGQIVLGTLLSRLFFVFALLISGIPVFGITQIFGGVGIREILLVTGVAAVTALLTGAFAVAIATFKVGTRRTIFSFYFLIVVYLVGGWLIDAGADPTHPILADGSRAETGWLTAIHPFLALRSILDPVDYAPPAVSELSEGLRGWPWSFYLSKPAAFFMTAGTLVSLLLVVPSIVLLRRMAQSTLTPAGWINEKLSFLPGFTPRGDRPARSVWNNPIAWREARTKASAARSGLLRYAFILLGVGGAGVAAWLYANESAEPDTYVTAGSINPVTRTVFIRGLDGGTYALSPTVSVRVNGEDVTFRDADRRLAVQTPLALEVRNGAPTITRLNLSDVGRRLAPETARNVLLGLVLLEVATILLIVTNASASTVTREREDGSLDLLLSTPITSRYYIWGKLRGLVSFALPLIVVPVASIAAFVLADLFAGGTRPLVLPESLLTVPLLLVVMVAFAAIVGMNLSLRTGSTVKSVMASLGVVLGLFALLGWCGTAIAASGEGVTLAFTAFSPLSVMMIQIDPATFADDTVLDPQDGGVNRAVLTLFTLVACGAYAGGVWTLYKSMVKNFDMTIRRQQR